One segment of Roseisolibacter agri DNA contains the following:
- a CDS encoding GGDEF domain-containing response regulator: protein MSYLLYADDHEQMRLMVRDLLEASGHEVALAPDGPAALAQLRAREPDLLILDVAMPGMSGFDVCRAVKGNPMTARVPVLMLTAESDIEAKVEGFDAGADDYLAKPFDPRELRARVNALVRLVRREGDRNPTSGLPGSRAIDDELARRAERGHPFAVCYLDVDHFKPFNDVFGFAVADAVIRDAGTVLQECVTATGGVLGPDGDFAGHIGGDDFLLVTTPARAEGLVREAQRAFRKLVERRVGAEVSAHGRFTGLDRQGTLREFPLATLTAVVLLVDAARWRSSVDLGVRAADAKRRAKATGAGTILVERL, encoded by the coding sequence GTGAGCTACCTTCTCTACGCCGACGATCACGAGCAGATGCGCCTGATGGTGCGCGACCTGCTGGAGGCGTCGGGCCACGAGGTCGCGCTCGCGCCCGACGGGCCCGCGGCGCTCGCGCAGCTCCGCGCGCGCGAGCCCGACCTGCTGATCCTGGACGTCGCCATGCCCGGGATGTCCGGCTTCGACGTCTGCCGCGCGGTGAAGGGCAACCCGATGACCGCGCGCGTGCCGGTGCTGATGCTGACCGCGGAGTCGGACATCGAGGCCAAGGTCGAGGGCTTCGACGCGGGCGCCGACGACTACCTCGCCAAGCCGTTCGACCCGCGCGAGCTGCGCGCGCGCGTCAACGCGCTCGTGCGGCTGGTGCGCCGCGAGGGCGACCGCAACCCGACCAGCGGGCTGCCGGGCTCCCGCGCGATCGACGACGAGCTGGCGCGCCGCGCCGAGCGTGGCCACCCGTTCGCGGTGTGCTACCTGGACGTCGACCACTTCAAGCCGTTCAACGACGTCTTCGGCTTCGCGGTGGCCGACGCGGTGATCCGCGACGCGGGCACGGTGCTGCAGGAGTGCGTCACCGCCACCGGCGGCGTGCTGGGGCCGGACGGCGACTTCGCGGGCCACATCGGCGGCGACGACTTCCTGCTGGTGACGACGCCCGCGCGCGCCGAGGGGCTGGTGCGCGAGGCGCAGCGCGCCTTCCGCAAGCTGGTGGAGCGGCGCGTGGGCGCCGAAGTGAGCGCGCACGGCCGCTTCACGGGGCTCGACCGCCAGGGCACGCTGCGCGAGTTTCCGCTCGCGACGCTGACGGCGGTGGTCCTCCTGGTGGACGCCGCGCGCTGGCGATCGAGCGTGGACCTGGGCGTGCGCGCCGCGGACGCCAAGCGGCGTGCGAAGGCGACGGGCGCCGGCACCATCCTGGTGGAGCGGCTGTGA
- a CDS encoding NAD(P)/FAD-dependent oxidoreductase — protein MATHPIVDITIIGGGPTGLFASFYAGMRGATAQVVDALAQLGGQLTALYPEKYIFDVAGFPQILAKDLVKQLVDQQARWNFPAHLGQRVVGLEEGEDADGKHLVLVTETDRFPTRAIVVAAGIGAFSPRRLPQACAEPWYGRGIFDVVTDPDAYAGQRVLIIGGGDSAFDWATQLVGKASHVALAHRTDRFRAHGATVSEFEAHVAAGRASLHTFHELHEIQCHDGRDDRFTHVVLRQTKTKETLPLEVDVVLPMLGFVSDLGTLTEWGLRLEKDEIVVNSQMETGRDGVYAAGDITTYPGKLKLIASGFSEAAIAVNQAVHHIYPEKKVTPGHSSNLAIFGQKDD, from the coding sequence ATGGCAACCCATCCCATCGTCGACATCACGATCATCGGCGGCGGCCCCACGGGCCTGTTCGCCTCCTTCTACGCCGGCATGCGCGGCGCCACGGCGCAGGTCGTGGACGCCCTCGCGCAGCTCGGCGGGCAGCTGACCGCGCTCTATCCCGAGAAGTACATCTTCGACGTCGCCGGCTTCCCGCAGATCCTCGCCAAGGACCTCGTGAAGCAGCTCGTCGACCAGCAGGCGCGCTGGAACTTCCCCGCGCACCTCGGGCAGCGCGTCGTCGGGCTGGAGGAGGGCGAGGACGCGGACGGGAAGCACCTCGTGCTCGTGACCGAGACCGACCGCTTCCCGACGCGCGCGATCGTCGTCGCCGCGGGCATCGGCGCGTTCTCGCCGCGGCGCCTCCCGCAGGCGTGCGCCGAGCCGTGGTACGGCCGCGGGATCTTCGACGTGGTCACCGATCCGGACGCGTACGCCGGCCAGCGCGTCCTCATCATCGGCGGCGGCGACAGCGCCTTCGACTGGGCCACGCAGCTCGTCGGCAAGGCGTCGCACGTGGCGCTCGCGCATCGCACCGACCGCTTCCGCGCGCACGGCGCGACGGTGTCGGAGTTCGAGGCGCACGTCGCCGCGGGCCGCGCCTCGCTGCACACCTTCCACGAGCTGCACGAGATCCAGTGCCACGACGGGCGCGACGACCGCTTCACGCACGTCGTGCTGCGGCAGACGAAGACGAAGGAGACGCTCCCGCTGGAGGTCGACGTCGTGCTGCCGATGCTCGGCTTCGTGAGCGACCTCGGCACGCTCACCGAGTGGGGGCTGCGCCTGGAGAAGGACGAGATCGTGGTGAACTCGCAGATGGAGACGGGGCGCGACGGCGTCTACGCCGCCGGCGACATCACGACCTATCCCGGGAAGCTGAAGCTCATCGCCTCGGGCTTCTCGGAGGCCGCGATCGCCGTCAACCAGGCCGTGCACCACATCTATCCCGAGAAGAAGGTCACGCCGGGCCACAGCTCGAACCTCGCGATCTTCGGGCAGAAGGACGACTGA
- a CDS encoding ABC transporter permease, which yields MLSFILRRLLLAIPTLLGVLVVTFLLLFVAPGDPVAEIVGERADPATVARLRAELRLDDPLPQQFAHYAGGVLRGDLGRSFITNREISSDIAERFPKTLLLAGTAMLFASVLGILLGVVSARRPGGWVDRTALGGAYLGISFPVYWVGLLFILLFAVQLRWLPASGYGGLKYLVLPALALGMRSIAFLARVTRSAMLEVLNSDFVRTARAKGLGERTVTLRHGLRNALIPVVTVLGLDFGYYLTGSILTETIFSWPGLGRYVVNAIGRRDLPAIQGAVLFLSAVFVMVNLLTDVAYAKTDPRVRYD from the coding sequence ATGCTGTCATTCATCCTCCGCCGCCTCCTGCTGGCCATCCCCACCCTGCTCGGCGTCCTCGTCGTGACGTTCCTGCTGCTCTTCGTCGCGCCCGGCGACCCGGTGGCCGAGATCGTCGGCGAGCGCGCGGACCCGGCCACCGTCGCGCGGCTGCGCGCGGAGCTGCGGCTCGACGATCCGCTCCCGCAGCAGTTCGCGCACTACGCCGGCGGCGTGCTGCGCGGCGACCTCGGTCGCTCGTTCATCACCAACCGCGAGATCTCCAGCGACATCGCGGAGCGCTTCCCCAAGACGCTGCTGCTCGCGGGCACCGCGATGCTGTTCGCGTCCGTGCTCGGCATCCTGCTGGGCGTCGTCAGCGCGCGGCGCCCCGGCGGCTGGGTGGACCGCACCGCGCTCGGCGGCGCGTACCTGGGGATCTCGTTCCCGGTGTACTGGGTCGGGCTGCTCTTCATCCTGCTGTTCGCGGTGCAGCTGCGCTGGCTGCCCGCCTCGGGCTACGGCGGGTTGAAGTACCTCGTGCTGCCCGCGCTCGCGCTGGGCATGCGCTCCATCGCGTTCCTCGCGCGCGTCACGCGCTCGGCGATGCTGGAGGTGCTCAACAGCGACTTCGTGCGCACCGCGCGCGCGAAGGGGCTGGGCGAGCGCACGGTCACGCTGCGCCACGGGCTGCGCAACGCGCTCATCCCGGTGGTGACGGTGCTGGGCCTCGACTTCGGCTACTACCTCACGGGCAGCATCCTCACCGAGACGATCTTCAGCTGGCCGGGCCTCGGCCGCTACGTCGTCAACGCCATCGGGCGGCGCGACCTGCCCGCCATCCAGGGCGCGGTCCTCTTCCTGAGCGCCGTGTTCGTGATGGTCAACCTGCTGACCGACGTCGCGTACGCGAAGACGGATCCGCGCGTGCGCTATGACTGA
- a CDS encoding ABC transporter substrate-binding protein produces MRRLPRPVRSVSAAALTALAAVSVLSACRGGDAAPDRRAFVDSRDTYDPRSLDPALSTDVPTGRAVSYLFDGLVRFTPDARVVPALAARWDVSPDGLTYTFHLRQGVTFHDGTPLKAALVTSSFQRALDPAVRGGRGWPLYPIRGAREFSDGKATSLAGVRTPDDSTVVVTLTEPLAIFPKLLAMPVAAIVPEKVGPDFGQNPVGTGPWKFVEWKHDDYVKFARFEKYWGQQPGADTLIARIIPEPSTAVAEFESGTVDVLQVPEGETRSWEQTDEKSARLQSAPALILYHVAINTTRGPLGDPRVRQALNHAVDTRAILDQLLAGRGRLSASVIAPSLEGADTARARYAYDVNKAKQLLAAAGHPTGIDVELWSSQDATIARLAQSIQGYLNAAGIRTKLVQRDASAVREAARNGQADLFVKTWYADYPDADAFLYPLLHSASKGVGGNYSFYGSAAVDSLITLARRTQDDAQRAALSRQADSLAFADAPMIYLFHYNELYAVQPWIRGFQVPTIFNGQRWQDVKIDATGTR; encoded by the coding sequence ATGCGCCGGCTGCCCCGCCCCGTCCGATCCGTCTCCGCTGCCGCGCTGACCGCGCTCGCGGCGGTCTCCGTGCTCTCCGCCTGCCGCGGCGGCGACGCGGCGCCGGATCGGCGGGCGTTCGTCGACTCCCGCGACACGTACGACCCGCGCTCGCTCGACCCGGCGCTCTCCACCGACGTGCCCACGGGCCGCGCGGTGAGCTACCTGTTCGATGGGCTGGTGCGCTTCACGCCCGACGCGCGCGTGGTGCCCGCGCTCGCGGCGCGCTGGGACGTGTCGCCCGACGGGCTGACGTACACCTTCCACCTGCGCCAGGGCGTCACCTTCCACGACGGCACGCCGCTGAAGGCCGCGCTGGTCACGAGCAGCTTCCAGCGCGCGCTCGATCCGGCGGTGCGCGGGGGGCGCGGCTGGCCACTCTACCCGATCCGCGGCGCGCGCGAGTTCTCCGACGGCAAGGCGACGTCGCTCGCCGGCGTGCGCACGCCGGACGACAGCACGGTCGTCGTCACGCTCACCGAGCCGCTGGCGATCTTCCCCAAGCTGCTGGCCATGCCGGTCGCGGCGATCGTGCCGGAGAAGGTCGGCCCGGACTTCGGGCAGAACCCGGTCGGCACGGGTCCGTGGAAGTTCGTCGAGTGGAAGCACGACGACTACGTGAAGTTCGCGCGCTTCGAGAAGTACTGGGGCCAGCAGCCCGGCGCCGACACGCTCATCGCGCGCATCATCCCCGAGCCCAGCACCGCGGTCGCCGAGTTCGAGAGCGGCACGGTGGACGTGCTGCAGGTGCCCGAGGGCGAGACGCGCAGCTGGGAGCAGACCGACGAGAAGAGCGCGCGCCTGCAGAGCGCGCCCGCGCTCATCCTCTACCACGTCGCGATCAACACCACGCGCGGCCCGCTCGGCGACCCGCGCGTGCGGCAGGCGCTGAACCACGCGGTCGACACGCGCGCGATCCTCGACCAGCTGCTGGCGGGACGCGGACGCCTGTCGGCGAGCGTCATCGCGCCGTCGCTGGAGGGCGCGGACACGGCGCGCGCGCGCTACGCCTACGACGTGAACAAGGCGAAGCAGCTGCTCGCCGCCGCCGGGCACCCGACCGGCATCGACGTCGAGCTCTGGTCGTCGCAGGACGCGACCATCGCGCGGCTGGCGCAGAGCATCCAGGGCTACCTGAACGCCGCCGGCATCCGCACGAAGCTCGTGCAGCGCGACGCGTCCGCGGTGCGCGAGGCGGCGCGCAACGGCCAGGCGGACCTGTTCGTGAAGACGTGGTACGCCGACTACCCCGACGCCGACGCCTTCCTCTACCCGCTGCTGCACTCGGCCAGCAAGGGCGTGGGCGGCAACTACTCGTTCTACGGCAGCGCGGCGGTGGACAGCCTGATCACGCTCGCGCGCCGCACGCAGGACGACGCGCAGCGCGCCGCGCTGTCGCGCCAGGCCGACTCGCTCGCGTTCGCCGACGCGCCGATGATCTACCTGTTCCACTACAACGAGCTGTACGCGGTCCAGCCGTGGATCCGCGGCTTCCAGGTGCCGACGATCTTCAACGGCCAGCGCTGGCAGGACGTGAAGATCGACGCGACGGGGACGCGATGA
- a CDS encoding coniferyl aldehyde dehydrogenase, protein MTETAAGLAALLETQRAAFARGAPDHDRRIAALDTLRDALREHQDALVDAVSEDFGGRAAEETLLLELFPLLAEIAHARRHLKRWMRPRTVRPAWYLLPGRARVVWQPLGVVGVMSAWNYQLLLSLSPLVGALAAGNHVIVKPSEVTPRTADLIARIVAERFPREYVAGVTGDADVAAAFSALPFDHLIFTGSTRVGKLVMRAASEHLVPVTLELGGKSPVILHRDAPLARAADRIVTGKLYNAGQTCVAPDYALVPRDRVDAFVQEVRRASAARYPRLVATRDYTRIVTRRHWERLQALVDDARARGARVQTVDPASEAFTPENRVFPPTLVLDASDAMSVMQEEIFGPVLPVVPYDTLDDAIAYVNARPRPLALYYFDDDRRRIDDVLARTTSGTVAVNDVVVQLGVNDLPFGGVGPSGMGQYHGFDGFQTFSKKKGVFLQSRFGGAGLLAPPYTGRTRALIRRLLRMT, encoded by the coding sequence ATGACTGAGACCGCGGCGGGGCTCGCGGCGCTGCTGGAGACGCAGCGCGCGGCCTTCGCCCGCGGGGCGCCGGACCACGATCGCCGCATCGCCGCGCTCGACACGCTGCGCGACGCGCTGCGCGAGCACCAGGACGCGCTGGTCGACGCGGTGTCCGAGGACTTCGGCGGCCGGGCCGCGGAGGAGACGCTCCTGCTGGAGCTCTTCCCGCTGCTGGCGGAGATCGCGCACGCGCGTCGCCACCTGAAGCGCTGGATGCGTCCGCGCACGGTGCGCCCCGCCTGGTACCTGCTGCCGGGCCGCGCCCGCGTCGTCTGGCAGCCGCTGGGCGTGGTGGGCGTGATGAGCGCGTGGAACTACCAGCTGCTGCTCTCGCTCTCGCCGCTGGTGGGCGCGCTGGCCGCCGGCAACCACGTGATCGTGAAGCCGTCCGAGGTCACGCCGCGCACCGCCGACCTGATCGCGCGCATCGTCGCCGAGCGGTTCCCGCGCGAGTACGTCGCGGGCGTGACGGGCGACGCGGACGTCGCGGCGGCGTTCTCCGCGCTCCCGTTCGACCACCTGATCTTCACGGGCTCCACGCGCGTCGGGAAGCTGGTGATGCGCGCCGCGAGCGAGCACCTGGTGCCGGTGACGCTGGAGCTGGGCGGCAAGTCGCCGGTGATCCTCCACCGCGACGCGCCGCTGGCGCGCGCGGCGGACCGCATCGTCACGGGGAAGCTGTACAACGCCGGGCAGACATGCGTCGCGCCCGACTACGCGCTGGTGCCGCGCGACCGCGTCGACGCGTTCGTGCAGGAGGTGCGGCGCGCGAGCGCGGCGCGCTATCCGCGCCTCGTCGCGACGCGCGACTACACGCGCATCGTCACGCGCCGCCACTGGGAGCGGCTGCAGGCGCTGGTGGACGACGCCCGCGCGCGCGGCGCGCGCGTCCAGACGGTGGACCCGGCGAGCGAGGCGTTCACGCCCGAGAACCGCGTCTTCCCGCCGACGCTCGTCCTCGACGCGAGCGACGCGATGTCGGTGATGCAGGAGGAGATCTTCGGGCCGGTGCTGCCCGTCGTCCCGTACGACACGCTCGACGACGCGATCGCCTACGTCAACGCGCGCCCGCGCCCGCTCGCGCTGTACTACTTCGACGACGACCGGCGGCGCATCGACGACGTGCTGGCACGCACGACCTCCGGCACCGTGGCGGTCAACGACGTCGTCGTGCAGCTCGGGGTGAACGACCTGCCGTTCGGCGGGGTGGGTCCGAGCGGCATGGGACAGTACCACGGCTTCGACGGCTTCCAGACCTTCTCCAAGAAGAAGGGCGTCTTCCTGCAGAGCCGCTTCGGCGGCGCCGGGCTGCTGGCGCCGCCGTACACGGGCCGCACGCGGGCGCTCATCCGGCGGCTGCTCCGAATGACCTGA
- a CDS encoding BamA/OMP85 family outer membrane protein gives MSVVRTARLLTRRLARLAVACLLGAAAAPAVHAQDVACEAGDREVRALRFEGNRAFSDVELGLVVVTTPSSVVSRLRIVGTRRCLDPDEFPRDLLRLQAYYRRRGYPKAEVDTTVRAVAPNAVAVTFRITEGAPLRLESLTIAGLDSVRDGARLARDFPLRRGGVFDRNLLEAGRDSIIARLRDTGYPAADALPEWTTDLATMTATATLRFVPGPFTRLGRITVQADTTGGRLPRIPEPVVRRTLGLRTGDPFSAADIVEAQRTLYQTDAYRRVEIRVDTAAGVPDSVANLIVTVTEGDLRAARVSAGWATLDCFRTQGDLTSYYFLPRAQRLELTGRVSRIGIGDPLDGAEDLCPQAKNDLYSDKLNYYLGATIRQPRLFRLRRVPSLTLFTSRQSEYNAFRRTTSVGALFSVASRAGSRLPSTFTYQLELGSTEANAAVFCAVFSACDRDAREFLARRVPLGALGYSLVRDRTNDPLNPTSGTQQRLSLRHSSAFTGSDRSQRFSKATLDATWYQRLGGAGSGSLLIAHVQGGALFGGAPPQERLFAGGPTTVRGFRQNELGPVVYLVQRFDTLTAPVTGEVTYFADPAEVPVERTIPVGGNSLVVGNLEAQLRSPVLPQLLSLALFTDAGAVWDRKVRTADIQGRLRFTPGAGVRIRSPFGAIRVDLGYNPYDPIGGAAYYVTEPRDRANGTSQQELYCVAPPNQLLVRPTRPGDAYPVQEPGSCPADFRPRAPSGFLKRLNPSIWIGQAF, from the coding sequence GTGAGCGTCGTCCGCACGGCGCGTCTCCTGACGCGCCGCCTGGCGCGGCTGGCGGTCGCGTGCCTGCTGGGCGCGGCGGCCGCGCCGGCCGTCCACGCCCAGGACGTCGCCTGCGAGGCCGGCGACCGCGAGGTGCGCGCGCTCCGCTTCGAGGGGAACCGCGCCTTCTCGGACGTCGAGCTGGGCCTCGTGGTGGTGACGACGCCGTCGTCGGTCGTGAGCCGGCTGCGCATCGTCGGCACGCGCCGCTGCCTCGACCCCGACGAGTTCCCGCGCGACCTGCTGCGCCTGCAGGCGTACTACCGGCGGCGCGGCTACCCGAAGGCGGAGGTGGACACGACGGTGCGCGCCGTCGCGCCGAACGCGGTCGCGGTGACCTTCCGCATCACCGAGGGCGCGCCGCTCCGGCTCGAGTCGCTGACGATCGCGGGGCTCGACTCCGTGCGCGACGGCGCGCGCCTCGCGCGCGACTTCCCGCTGCGCCGCGGCGGCGTCTTCGACCGGAACCTGCTGGAGGCGGGGCGCGACTCGATCATCGCGCGGCTGCGCGACACGGGGTATCCCGCCGCCGACGCGCTCCCCGAGTGGACGACCGACCTCGCGACGATGACCGCGACGGCGACGCTCCGCTTCGTGCCGGGGCCGTTCACGCGGCTGGGCCGGATCACCGTGCAGGCGGACACCACGGGCGGCCGCCTGCCGCGCATCCCCGAGCCGGTCGTGCGCCGCACGCTCGGCCTGCGCACGGGCGATCCGTTCAGCGCCGCCGACATCGTCGAGGCGCAGCGCACGCTCTACCAGACCGACGCGTACCGCCGCGTCGAGATCCGCGTCGACACCGCGGCCGGCGTCCCCGACTCGGTGGCGAACCTGATCGTGACCGTGACGGAGGGCGACCTGCGCGCCGCGCGCGTCTCCGCCGGCTGGGCGACGCTCGACTGCTTCCGCACCCAGGGCGACCTCACGAGCTACTACTTCCTGCCGCGCGCGCAGCGGCTGGAGCTGACGGGACGCGTCTCGCGCATCGGGATCGGGGACCCGCTGGACGGCGCCGAGGACCTGTGCCCGCAGGCGAAGAACGATCTCTACAGCGACAAGCTGAACTACTACCTGGGCGCCACGATCCGGCAGCCGCGCCTCTTCCGGCTCCGGCGCGTGCCGTCGCTGACGCTGTTCACGTCGCGGCAGTCGGAGTACAACGCCTTCCGCCGCACGACGTCGGTCGGCGCGCTCTTCTCGGTCGCCAGCCGCGCCGGCTCGCGGCTGCCGAGCACCTTCACGTACCAGCTGGAGCTGGGGAGCACCGAGGCCAACGCCGCGGTGTTCTGCGCGGTGTTCTCGGCCTGCGACCGCGACGCGCGCGAGTTCCTCGCGCGGCGCGTGCCGCTGGGCGCGCTCGGCTACTCGCTGGTGCGCGATCGCACGAACGATCCGCTGAACCCGACCAGTGGCACGCAGCAGCGTCTCAGCCTCCGGCACTCGTCGGCGTTCACGGGCTCGGACCGGTCGCAGCGCTTCAGCAAGGCGACGCTGGACGCGACGTGGTACCAGCGGCTGGGCGGCGCCGGATCGGGCTCGCTGCTGATCGCGCACGTGCAGGGCGGGGCGCTGTTCGGCGGCGCGCCGCCGCAGGAGCGCCTGTTCGCCGGCGGGCCGACGACCGTGCGCGGCTTCCGGCAGAACGAGCTGGGGCCCGTCGTCTACCTCGTGCAGCGCTTCGACACGCTGACGGCGCCCGTGACGGGCGAGGTGACCTACTTCGCCGACCCCGCCGAGGTGCCCGTGGAGCGCACCATTCCGGTCGGCGGCAACTCGCTGGTGGTGGGCAACCTCGAGGCGCAGCTCCGCAGCCCGGTGCTGCCGCAGCTGCTGTCGCTGGCGCTGTTCACCGACGCGGGCGCGGTGTGGGACCGGAAGGTTCGCACGGCCGACATCCAGGGGCGGCTGCGCTTCACGCCGGGCGCGGGCGTCCGCATCCGGTCGCCGTTCGGCGCCATCCGCGTGGACCTGGGCTACAACCCGTACGACCCGATCGGCGGCGCGGCGTACTACGTCACCGAGCCGCGGGATCGGGCGAACGGCACGAGCCAGCAGGAGCTCTACTGCGTGGCGCCGCCCAACCAGCTGCTGGTCCGCCCCACGCGCCCGGGCGACGCGTACCCGGTGCAGGAGCCGGGGAGCTGCCCCGCCGACTTCCGGCCGCGGGCGCCGAGCGGGTTCCTGAAGCGCTTGAACCCGTCGATCTGGATCGGACAAGCCTTCTGA
- a CDS encoding NAD(P)/FAD-dependent oxidoreductase — MAALFSTHAPSVLIVGAGVIGASVAWHLVARGARDVVLLDAGDAPGAGSTARATGGFRVQFATAPNVMLSLLAREKLRRFADDTGGDAGYRPVGYLFLAHDAAALAAFRDARAVQHACGAPETIELTPAQAAAINPHVELDGAVGAAWGPADGTIRPMGILRGYLDDAQRRGARVRWGARVAHVDRAADGRIAAVHADGERWTPDVVVNAAGAWAGALAQRCGVSLPVRPVRRQIAVSRPVPAPLDDGFPMTIWTRDAFHLRVRDGRALLNWPVDTPGANGDAWDLSLHRPWLDAVRAFTDARVPALRGVPLDDAAHWVGLYEMSPDKTLILGVDDACPNLVLANGSSGHGVMHAPAIGQLVAELILDGRTGALDARPFRPSRFAEGDALPVSDLL; from the coding sequence ATGGCCGCCCTCTTCTCGACGCACGCGCCGTCCGTCCTGATCGTCGGCGCCGGCGTGATCGGCGCCAGCGTCGCCTGGCACCTGGTCGCGCGCGGCGCGCGCGACGTCGTGCTGCTGGACGCGGGCGACGCGCCCGGCGCGGGCAGCACGGCGCGCGCGACCGGCGGCTTCCGCGTGCAGTTCGCGACCGCGCCCAACGTCATGCTGTCGCTGCTGGCGCGCGAGAAGCTGCGCCGCTTCGCCGACGACACGGGCGGCGACGCGGGCTATCGACCGGTGGGGTACCTCTTCCTGGCGCACGACGCGGCCGCGCTGGCGGCGTTCCGCGACGCGCGCGCGGTGCAGCACGCGTGCGGCGCGCCGGAAACCATCGAGCTGACGCCCGCGCAGGCGGCCGCGATCAATCCGCACGTGGAGCTCGACGGCGCGGTGGGCGCGGCGTGGGGCCCGGCCGACGGCACCATCCGCCCGATGGGGATCCTGCGCGGCTACCTGGACGACGCGCAGCGGCGCGGCGCGCGCGTGCGCTGGGGCGCGCGCGTCGCGCACGTCGATCGCGCGGCCGACGGACGCATCGCCGCGGTGCACGCGGACGGCGAGCGGTGGACGCCCGACGTCGTCGTCAACGCGGCGGGCGCGTGGGCCGGCGCGCTGGCGCAGCGCTGCGGCGTGTCGCTGCCGGTGCGGCCCGTACGGCGGCAGATCGCGGTCTCACGGCCCGTGCCCGCGCCGCTCGACGACGGCTTCCCGATGACGATCTGGACGCGCGACGCCTTCCACCTGCGCGTGCGCGACGGCCGCGCGCTGCTCAACTGGCCGGTGGACACGCCCGGCGCGAACGGCGACGCGTGGGACCTGTCGCTGCACCGGCCGTGGCTCGACGCGGTGCGCGCCTTCACCGACGCGCGCGTGCCCGCGCTCCGCGGCGTGCCGCTGGACGACGCGGCGCACTGGGTCGGCCTCTACGAGATGTCGCCCGACAAGACGCTCATCCTCGGCGTCGACGACGCATGTCCGAACCTCGTGCTCGCGAACGGCAGCTCGGGGCACGGCGTGATGCACGCGCCCGCGATCGGGCAGCTGGTGGCGGAGCTGATCCTGGACGGCCGAACGGGCGCGCTCGACGCGCGCCCGTTCCGTCCGTCGCGGTTCGCCGAGGGCGACGCACTGCCCGTCAGCGACCTGCTGTAG
- a CDS encoding cob(I)yrinic acid a,c-diamide adenosyltransferase, protein MKIYTRTGDTGGTALFGGGRVSKDHPRVEAYGDVDELNAALGLARAIELMPRVDEVLVPVQRDLFAIGALLATPDHAKMREQLQKARIDDERIAELERAIDDCEQELEPLRSFILPGGTPKSGALHVARTICRRAERRVVTLAQEVELPALVIQYLNRLSDLLFMLARVANRRAGAGEVTW, encoded by the coding sequence ATGAAGATCTACACCCGGACCGGTGACACCGGTGGCACGGCGCTGTTCGGCGGCGGGCGCGTCTCCAAGGACCACCCGCGGGTCGAGGCCTACGGCGACGTGGACGAGCTCAATGCGGCGCTCGGGCTCGCGCGGGCGATCGAGCTGATGCCGCGCGTGGACGAGGTGCTGGTGCCGGTGCAGCGCGACCTGTTCGCGATCGGGGCGCTGCTGGCGACCCCCGACCACGCGAAGATGCGCGAGCAGCTGCAGAAGGCCCGCATCGACGACGAGCGGATCGCGGAGCTGGAGCGGGCGATCGACGACTGCGAGCAGGAGCTGGAGCCGCTGCGGAGCTTCATCCTCCCGGGGGGAACGCCCAAGTCGGGGGCGCTGCACGTGGCCCGCACGATCTGCCGCCGGGCGGAGCGGCGGGTGGTGACGCTGGCGCAGGAGGTCGAGCTGCCGGCGCTGGTCATCCAGTACCTGAACCGGCTCTCGGACCTGCTCTTCATGCTGGCGCGCGTGGCCAACCGGCGCGCCGGCGCGGGAGAGGTCACCTGGTGA